A genome region from Bacillaceae bacterium IKA-2 includes the following:
- a CDS encoding ribonuclease J, whose protein sequence is MIKKTLEKIRVFSLGGVGENGKNMYVVEVDNDLIVIDSGLMFPSEDMLGVDFVIPDISYLEENASRVKAIILTHGHEDHIGALPYVLKKLNVPVYGTKLTLGIVKAKLAESSLGKEANLNEIDNKSQLKIGTTTVSFFRTNHSIPDSVGVCIETTQGAIVHTGDFKFDQNPVDGILSDIGKMSEIGENGVLCLLSDSMNAERPGLSQSDSVVGQGIKEAFQVAKGRIIVATFDSNVNRIQQVINAAVEVNRKVTVSGRSMVKIISIAIELGYLHVDKDTLINVADIHNYDDQEIVILATGSQGEPMSALSRMAKGAHKQITIKSTDTIIISATPIPGNEKSVTRIVDLLFRTGAEVIFGKRNVHTTGHGLQEELKMMINLMKPKYFIPIQGEIRVQHAHSALAKSCGIKQENIFIVDKGDVVEFSNGEGKMGSKVTSGNVLIDGIGIGDVGNIVLRDRHLLSKDGILVIVVTLNRRSNAIVSGPDIVSRGFVYVRESEELLDESSKLVVQTLTKCIEENVNEWSSLKRSIRDVLSRYLYEKTRRRPMILPIIMEV, encoded by the coding sequence TTGATAAAAAAAACTTTAGAAAAAATACGTGTTTTTTCACTGGGCGGTGTAGGTGAAAATGGAAAAAATATGTATGTTGTCGAGGTAGACAATGATCTCATTGTTATCGACTCAGGATTAATGTTTCCTAGTGAAGATATGCTCGGGGTTGATTTTGTTATACCTGATATTAGCTATTTAGAAGAAAATGCGTCCCGTGTAAAAGCAATTATTTTAACACATGGTCATGAAGATCATATTGGTGCTCTTCCCTATGTATTAAAAAAGCTCAATGTCCCTGTTTATGGAACAAAATTAACACTAGGAATTGTCAAGGCGAAATTAGCTGAAAGTTCCTTAGGTAAAGAAGCAAACTTAAATGAAATTGATAATAAGTCACAGTTAAAAATAGGTACAACAACAGTTAGTTTTTTTAGGACTAATCACAGTATTCCAGACTCTGTTGGTGTATGTATTGAGACAACACAAGGGGCCATCGTTCATACCGGGGACTTTAAGTTTGACCAAAATCCAGTTGATGGTATTTTGTCTGACATCGGAAAAATGTCCGAAATTGGTGAAAATGGAGTTTTATGCTTATTATCAGACAGTATGAATGCAGAAAGACCTGGTTTATCCCAGTCAGATAGTGTTGTTGGTCAAGGAATTAAAGAAGCTTTTCAGGTTGCGAAAGGAAGAATAATTGTTGCTACATTTGATTCTAATGTTAACCGTATTCAACAAGTGATTAATGCAGCTGTTGAAGTGAATCGAAAAGTAACTGTATCTGGGCGTAGCATGGTGAAAATAATATCTATTGCGATCGAATTAGGCTACTTACACGTCGACAAAGATACGCTAATTAATGTAGCTGATATTCATAACTATGATGATCAAGAAATTGTCATTCTTGCGACAGGCAGTCAAGGTGAACCGATGTCAGCTCTTTCGAGAATGGCAAAAGGAGCTCACAAACAAATAACAATTAAATCAACCGATACAATTATTATTTCTGCGACTCCAATCCCCGGTAATGAAAAATCGGTTACTAGAATAGTCGATTTATTATTTAGAACTGGAGCAGAAGTTATTTTTGGGAAAAGAAATGTCCACACAACTGGTCATGGCTTACAAGAAGAACTTAAAATGATGATTAATTTAATGAAACCGAAATATTTCATCCCAATTCAAGGTGAAATTAGAGTGCAACATGCCCACAGTGCACTTGCTAAATCTTGCGGGATAAAACAAGAAAATATTTTCATAGTCGATAAAGGCGATGTTGTTGAATTTTCAAATGGCGAAGGAAAAATGGGTAGTAAAGTCACTTCAGGTAATGTTCTTATTGATGGAATAGGTATCGGGGATGTTGGTAACATTGTCTTAAGAGACCGTCACCTTCTATCAAAAGATGGGATATTAGTTATTGTCGTAACATTAAATAGGCGTAGCAATGCGATTGTTTCCGGTCCAGATATTGTTTCACGTGGATTCGTTTATGTTAGGGAAAGTGAGGAACTGCTTGATGAATCAAGTAAGCTAGTCGTTCAGACATTAACAAAATGCATCGAGGAAAATGTTAACGAATGGTCTTCATTAAAGAGAAGTATAAGAGACGTTTTAAGCCGGTATCTATATGAGAAAACACGTCGGCGTCCAATGATTTTACCAATTATAATGGAAGTTTAA
- a CDS encoding DNA translocase FtsK: MATRKKQKKVEWKKQLSFELIGLFLIVLASVAFAKLGSVGQGLTHLFRFFLGEWQVVLTIGLFILSLYIMIKRQVPNLFSRRLIGIYLLVFAMVLLSHIKLFDLFSKQGDFIDGSVIRNTWELYWLQINGGTTIDDLGGGMIGAIGFAISHFLFAASGTVVFAIFIIITALILITGKSFVDLIANFVSQFRSFFSSSITKIKQELATLKDQFTSKREAKQQKLQEKENLEGSSRQINQDQDVNGETANPPEPIIYDFTKKAYGSVQGDKENSISVNVSEEVAVPMEKIKTSIDGKASLIVAVETNKNYLIPTLELLNNPKKNNQFLEKQHISANAKKLEQTLESFGVKAKVSKVHLGPAVTKYEVYPSVGVKVSKIVNLADDLALALAAKDIRIEAPIPGKSAIGIEVPNQEVAIVTLREVLEATSGLPEASKLLIALGRDVSGDPILAELNKMPHLLVAGATGSGKSVCINGIIVSILMRAKPHEVKMIMIDPKMVELNIYNGIPHLLAPVVTEPKKASQALKKVVNEMERRYELFAHTGTKNIEGYNTLIRNQNESSEAKQPNLPYIVVIIDELADLMMVASSDVEDCIMRLAQMARAAGIHLIIATQRPSVDVITGVIKANIPSRIAFGVSSQTDSRTILDTGGAEKLLGRGDMLFLPVGASKPVRVQGAFVSDEEVENIVNFVIAQQKAQYAEEMMSKEEDQLSSESGDDLYDDAVNLIVEMNTASVSMLQRRFRIGYTRAARLIDELEARGIVGPYEGSKPREVLVSKKTEEDISSG; encoded by the coding sequence ATGGCGACGAGAAAAAAGCAAAAGAAAGTTGAATGGAAAAAGCAACTTTCGTTTGAACTTATCGGTTTATTTCTAATTGTACTAGCTTCAGTTGCATTTGCTAAATTAGGAAGTGTCGGACAAGGTCTAACTCATTTGTTTCGTTTTTTTCTGGGTGAGTGGCAAGTAGTATTAACGATTGGATTATTTATTCTTTCCTTGTACATAATGATTAAAAGGCAAGTGCCTAACCTTTTTTCAAGAAGGCTTATTGGCATTTATTTATTAGTTTTTGCAATGGTCTTACTCAGCCATATTAAATTATTTGATCTTTTCTCAAAGCAAGGTGATTTTATCGATGGCTCAGTTATCCGCAATACTTGGGAATTATATTGGCTCCAGATTAATGGGGGCACTACCATTGATGATTTAGGTGGAGGTATGATTGGTGCAATTGGTTTTGCCATTTCACACTTTTTGTTTGCGGCAAGTGGTACGGTTGTTTTTGCGATTTTTATTATTATTACTGCACTTATTCTAATTACTGGAAAATCTTTTGTTGATTTAATTGCAAATTTTGTATCTCAATTCAGATCATTTTTTTCAAGTAGCATAACGAAAATAAAGCAAGAGCTAGCTACTTTAAAAGATCAGTTTACTTCTAAACGTGAAGCTAAACAGCAGAAATTACAAGAAAAGGAAAATTTAGAAGGCAGTAGTAGACAAATTAACCAAGACCAAGATGTGAACGGTGAAACAGCTAATCCACCTGAACCGATCATTTATGATTTTACTAAGAAAGCCTATGGTTCAGTCCAAGGAGATAAAGAAAATAGTATTTCTGTAAATGTATCCGAAGAAGTTGCAGTTCCTATGGAAAAAATAAAAACAAGTATTGATGGAAAAGCGTCGCTAATAGTGGCAGTGGAAACAAACAAAAATTATTTAATACCGACGCTTGAGTTACTAAATAACCCAAAGAAAAATAATCAATTTTTAGAAAAACAACATATTTCAGCAAATGCAAAAAAACTTGAACAGACGTTAGAAAGTTTTGGGGTAAAGGCTAAAGTTTCAAAAGTACATTTAGGTCCCGCAGTAACGAAATATGAAGTTTATCCTAGTGTTGGTGTAAAGGTCAGTAAAATTGTCAATCTTGCTGATGATTTAGCTTTGGCCTTAGCGGCGAAAGATATTCGAATTGAAGCGCCTATTCCTGGCAAATCAGCGATTGGAATTGAGGTACCGAATCAAGAAGTTGCGATTGTAACCTTAAGAGAGGTATTAGAGGCCACTAGCGGTCTGCCAGAAGCTTCTAAGCTTTTAATTGCACTGGGTAGAGATGTTTCCGGAGATCCGATTTTAGCTGAGTTAAATAAAATGCCACATTTACTCGTTGCTGGAGCGACAGGTAGTGGGAAAAGTGTTTGTATTAATGGAATTATTGTTAGTATCCTAATGAGGGCAAAACCTCACGAAGTTAAAATGATCATGATTGATCCGAAAATGGTAGAACTTAATATTTATAATGGTATTCCCCATCTACTAGCACCAGTTGTAACTGAACCGAAGAAAGCATCACAAGCCTTAAAAAAAGTAGTTAATGAGATGGAACGTCGTTATGAACTTTTTGCTCATACGGGAACAAAAAATATCGAAGGATATAATACTTTAATCCGTAATCAAAATGAAAGTAGTGAGGCTAAACAGCCTAATTTACCCTATATTGTTGTTATTATTGACGAGCTTGCTGATTTAATGATGGTGGCATCTAGTGATGTTGAAGATTGCATTATGAGACTTGCGCAAATGGCACGTGCAGCAGGAATTCATTTAATTATTGCGACTCAACGCCCTTCAGTAGATGTTATTACAGGTGTAATTAAAGCCAATATTCCTTCGCGAATTGCTTTTGGTGTATCATCGCAAACAGATTCAAGGACGATTCTTGATACGGGTGGAGCAGAAAAGCTTTTAGGCCGAGGGGACATGTTATTTTTACCTGTCGGCGCATCAAAACCGGTCCGAGTTCAAGGAGCATTTGTTTCTGATGAGGAAGTTGAAAATATCGTAAACTTTGTCATTGCCCAACAAAAAGCGCAGTATGCAGAAGAAATGATGTCAAAGGAAGAAGATCAACTCAGTAGTGAATCTGGGGATGATTTATATGATGATGCTGTTAATTTAATAGTAGAAATGAATACGGCATCTGTATCGATGTTGCAACGACGTTTTCGAATTGGCTATACAAGAGCGGCTCGATTGATTGATGAGTTAGAAGCCCGTGGAATTGTCGGACCCTACGAAGGAAGTAAGCCTAGAGAAGTTTTAGTTTCAAAAAAAACTGAGGAGGATATTTCTTCTGGGTAA
- the dapG gene encoding aspartate kinase, which translates to MKIIVQKFGGTSLKDETSRLQAAHHVKMAIEKGNKVVVVVSAIGRKGDPYATDTLLNLVGGQKDAFVSKRELDLLMSCGELISSITFANLLGSLNLKSIAMTGAQAGFRTNEDFSEAKIIEMKCDDLLNKLNEYDCVVVTGFQGMSTNGELTTLGRGGSDTSATAIGAAIGAEWVDIFTDVEGLMTADPRIVSDARAIDTVTYTEVCNMAYQGAKVIHPRAVEIAMNAKVPLRIRSTFSNLEGTLVTSGTNRQAGMDVEERLVTGIAYVSNVSQIKVLAKDGDYKLQSQVFKAMANAGISVDFININLMGVVYTVIDENTDRAIAVLQELGYDPIVTRNCAKVSAIGAGMAGVPGVTAKIVGSLVDENISILQSADSHTTIWVLVKEDEKAKAVNALHRIFKLDQIY; encoded by the coding sequence ATGAAAATCATTGTTCAAAAATTTGGAGGTACTTCATTAAAAGATGAAACATCAAGATTACAAGCAGCCCATCATGTCAAAATGGCTATTGAAAAAGGTAATAAAGTAGTTGTAGTCGTTTCTGCTATTGGCAGAAAAGGAGATCCATATGCAACAGATACGCTTCTTAACTTAGTTGGCGGTCAAAAAGACGCATTTGTTTCAAAACGAGAGTTGGATTTGTTAATGTCTTGTGGAGAATTAATCTCTTCGATTACATTTGCTAATTTACTAGGAAGTCTCAACCTGAAATCTATCGCTATGACAGGTGCGCAAGCAGGATTTCGGACAAATGAAGATTTTTCTGAGGCGAAAATCATCGAGATGAAATGTGATGATCTACTAAATAAATTAAATGAATATGATTGCGTTGTTGTGACTGGGTTTCAAGGCATGTCAACTAATGGTGAGCTAACTACGTTAGGTCGGGGTGGAAGTGATACTTCGGCAACGGCAATTGGCGCTGCAATTGGCGCTGAATGGGTTGATATTTTTACTGATGTTGAAGGGTTAATGACTGCTGATCCCAGGATTGTATCTGATGCTAGGGCAATCGACACTGTGACTTATACTGAGGTTTGTAATATGGCCTATCAAGGAGCAAAAGTAATCCACCCTCGTGCAGTAGAAATAGCGATGAATGCCAAAGTACCACTTAGAATCCGCTCGACGTTTTCAAATCTAGAAGGCACGCTGGTAACTTCAGGAACTAATCGACAAGCCGGTATGGATGTTGAAGAACGATTAGTGACAGGTATTGCCTACGTTTCAAATGTTTCACAAATTAAAGTGCTCGCTAAAGATGGTGATTATAAACTCCAATCACAAGTTTTTAAAGCGATGGCAAATGCTGGGATTAGCGTTGATTTTATCAATATAAATCTAATGGGTGTTGTCTATACAGTCATTGATGAAAATACAGACCGGGCAATAGCAGTATTGCAAGAGTTAGGTTATGATCCTATTGTTACGAGAAATTGTGCCAAAGTATCTGCTATCGGTGCTGGTATGGCTGGTGTACCAGGGGTTACTGCAAAAATCGTTGGAAGTCTTGTAGATGAAAATATTTCTATTTTACAATCGGCAGACTCTCACACAACAATTTGGGTTTTAGTTAAAGAAGATGAAAAAGCTAAAGCTGTTAACGCATTGCATAGAATTTTTAAATTAGATCAAATTTATTAA
- a CDS encoding aspartate-semialdehyde dehydrogenase, with amino-acid sequence MAKETGYHVAVVGATGAVGEQMLLTLAERNFPISKLTLLSSKRSAGKILKYKGEEIVIQEATPESFEGVQLALFSAGGSVSQALAPEAVKRGAIVVDNTSAFRMVPEIPLVVPEVNEADLHNHNGIIANPNCSTIQMVVALEPIRKQYGLKKVIVSTYQAVSGAGINAVNEMNEQTAAILEGKEFTPEILPCGSDKKFYQIAFNAIPQIDKFQDNGFTFEEMKMINETKKIMNQADLSVAATCVRIPVETGHSESVFLEVEELGLTAEKMKALLREAPGVVLEDDPDNQVYPLAVNSVGKNDVFVGRVREDLDNKKGFHMWVVSDNLLKGAAWNSVQISESLVKLGLLK; translated from the coding sequence ATGGCAAAGGAAACAGGTTATCATGTAGCAGTAGTTGGAGCAACAGGAGCAGTAGGTGAACAAATGCTTCTGACATTAGCAGAACGTAATTTCCCAATCTCAAAACTAACATTACTATCATCAAAACGTTCAGCAGGTAAAATCCTTAAATATAAAGGTGAAGAAATAGTAATTCAAGAAGCAACGCCTGAAAGTTTTGAAGGTGTTCAATTAGCTTTATTTAGTGCAGGTGGTTCAGTATCACAAGCGTTAGCACCAGAAGCTGTCAAAAGAGGCGCGATTGTTGTTGATAATACGAGTGCATTTCGAATGGTTCCAGAAATCCCTCTAGTCGTACCTGAAGTAAACGAAGCAGATTTACACAATCACAATGGTATTATCGCTAATCCAAATTGTTCAACCATTCAAATGGTTGTCGCACTAGAGCCGATCCGAAAACAGTATGGCTTGAAAAAAGTTATCGTTTCAACGTATCAAGCTGTTAGTGGTGCTGGTATAAATGCAGTTAATGAAATGAACGAGCAAACAGCAGCAATTTTAGAAGGAAAAGAGTTTACACCAGAAATTTTACCTTGTGGTAGTGATAAAAAGTTTTACCAAATTGCTTTTAATGCGATACCACAAATCGATAAATTTCAAGATAATGGATTTACATTTGAAGAAATGAAGATGATTAATGAAACGAAAAAGATTATGAATCAAGCAGACCTAAGTGTGGCAGCAACTTGCGTTAGAATTCCTGTTGAAACAGGTCATTCCGAGTCTGTATTTTTAGAAGTTGAGGAGTTAGGCTTAACAGCTGAAAAAATGAAAGCTTTACTTCGAGAAGCACCTGGTGTTGTTTTAGAAGATGACCCAGATAACCAAGTTTATCCACTTGCAGTTAATTCAGTAGGCAAAAATGATGTATTTGTTGGTAGAGTTAGAGAAGATCTCGATAATAAAAAAGGCTTTCACATGTGGGTTGTATCTGACAACCTATTAAAGGGAGCAGCCTGGAATTCAGTTCAAATTTCTGAAAGTCTAGTAAAACTAGGTTTATTAAAATAA
- a CDS encoding YlzJ-like family protein: protein MTLYTTVPQELIFPYDESQFAKQMNIDIKEGQLVIEAMENQQFRVVRLISSDPMAFLNENYTPGKMISLF from the coding sequence ATGACCTTGTACACAACTGTACCGCAAGAGTTGATTTTTCCCTATGACGAATCTCAGTTTGCAAAACAAATGAACATTGATATTAAAGAAGGTCAGTTGGTTATTGAGGCAATGGAAAACCAACAATTTAGAGTAGTTCGTTTAATAAGTTCAGATCCAATGGCTTTCTTAAATGAAAATTACACTCCAGGAAAAATGATCTCGCTGTTTTGA
- a CDS encoding GntR family transcriptional regulator: MIKADQRPLYLQVIDKIKLDIETEIYETGMRLPSEFELSKQLGVSRATLREALRILEEENIIKRRHGVGTFICSKPLFTSGIEELFSITEMIKRGNQKPGTIFLSSNAVSASEEDRDKFKLNELDQLIVNERVRTADNEPVVYCLDKIPEIYSPNYSSHDDQSIFEQLEKKGTRISYAITQLEPVGYHEKVSEILQCDPETALLLLKQLHYDESDRPILYSVNYFRADKFKFRVLRKRA; the protein is encoded by the coding sequence GTGATAAAAGCCGATCAGCGACCATTATATTTACAAGTTATTGATAAAATTAAACTAGATATAGAAACAGAGATTTACGAGACAGGAATGCGACTTCCTTCCGAATTTGAGTTATCAAAGCAATTAGGCGTCAGTCGAGCTACTTTACGTGAGGCACTCAGAATTTTAGAAGAAGAGAATATTATTAAAAGGCGTCACGGTGTTGGGACATTTATTTGTAGTAAGCCATTATTTACTTCAGGTATTGAAGAGTTGTTTAGTATAACTGAAATGATTAAACGGGGTAATCAAAAACCTGGGACAATTTTTCTTTCTTCAAATGCTGTTTCAGCCTCAGAAGAGGATCGGGATAAATTTAAGTTAAACGAATTGGATCAATTAATCGTTAACGAGCGAGTCCGAACGGCCGATAATGAGCCAGTTGTCTATTGTTTAGATAAAATACCTGAAATATATTCACCTAATTACTCGTCTCATGATGACCAATCAATATTTGAACAGCTAGAAAAAAAAGGTACAAGAATTTCATACGCAATAACCCAATTAGAACCAGTGGGTTATCATGAGAAAGTATCTGAAATATTGCAGTGCGATCCTGAAACAGCATTGCTACTATTGAAACAATTGCATTACGATGAGTCCGACCGACCAATTCTTTATTCTGTTAATTATTTTCGAGCTGATAAGTTTAAGTTTCGCGTCTTACGAAAACGAGCGTGA
- a CDS encoding ATP-dependent Clp protease proteolytic subunit has product MGYQMSESPDEEKDQKQSSIVDKIQQLGQTNVPQMEQSNIHVITIIGQIEGHMQLPPQNKTTKYEHIIPQLVAVEQNRKLEGMLVILNTVGGDVEAGLAIAEMIASMTKPTVTLVLGGGHSIGAPIAVAANYSYIAETATMTIHPVRLTGLVIGVPQTFEYLDKMQDRVVNFITSHSSITDEKFKELMFSKGNLTRDIGTNVVGPDAVEYGMINEVGGIGKAIKKLNELIEANKLNKEGDLVQ; this is encoded by the coding sequence ATGGGGTATCAGATGTCAGAAAGTCCAGATGAAGAAAAGGATCAAAAACAATCAAGTATTGTCGATAAAATTCAGCAGTTAGGACAAACAAATGTCCCGCAAATGGAACAGTCGAATATACATGTAATTACAATTATTGGACAAATCGAGGGGCATATGCAATTACCACCTCAAAACAAAACAACTAAATATGAGCACATCATTCCACAATTAGTGGCGGTTGAACAAAACAGAAAGCTTGAAGGGATGCTAGTTATTTTGAATACTGTTGGTGGTGACGTTGAAGCCGGTTTAGCAATTGCTGAAATGATTGCCTCAATGACAAAGCCAACAGTAACACTTGTTCTAGGAGGAGGTCATTCAATAGGAGCTCCAATTGCTGTTGCGGCGAATTATAGTTACATTGCTGAAACTGCAACAATGACTATTCACCCGGTTAGGTTAACAGGTTTAGTTATTGGTGTACCGCAAACTTTTGAATATTTAGACAAAATGCAAGATAGAGTAGTAAATTTTATAACTAGCCACTCATCGATTACTGATGAAAAATTCAAAGAATTAATGTTTTCAAAAGGTAATTTAACGAGAGACATTGGAACAAATGTAGTAGGCCCAGATGCTGTTGAATATGGAATGATTAATGAAGTTGGTGGAATCGGTAAAGCGATTAAAAAACTTAATGAGCTCATTGAAGCGAATAAACTTAATAAAGAAGGAGACTTAGTGCAATGA
- the dapA gene encoding 4-hydroxy-tetrahydrodipicolinate synthase produces the protein MDFGQVVTAMVTPFDTSGQIDFLKTTLLIEHLISNGTDALVVAGTTGESPTLSFDEKLALFAHTVNVVQGRVPVIAGTGNNNTTRSIELTKKAEEVGVDGVMLVAPYYNKPSQRGMYEHFKTIANATVLPVMLYNIPSRSIVNMSVELVCDLSKIKNIVAMKEASGSLDQITSIITNTDDDFHVYSGDDGLTLPILAVGGVGVVSVCAHIIGRELQEMINAFKAGKNKEAAILHQQILPIVKAIFMAPNPCALKAALELKGVKVGGVRLPLIPLTEIEQEALARVIR, from the coding sequence GTGGATTTTGGGCAAGTAGTTACGGCGATGGTAACACCTTTTGATACTAGTGGCCAAATTGATTTTTTAAAAACAACATTACTTATTGAACACTTAATTAGTAATGGAACTGATGCATTAGTTGTTGCAGGAACAACAGGTGAATCACCAACACTGTCTTTTGATGAAAAGCTAGCTTTATTTGCACACACTGTGAATGTTGTACAAGGACGAGTTCCAGTTATTGCAGGTACAGGAAACAATAATACTACTCGTTCTATTGAGCTTACGAAAAAAGCGGAAGAAGTTGGTGTAGATGGGGTGATGTTAGTTGCTCCTTACTACAATAAACCTTCGCAACGAGGAATGTATGAACATTTTAAAACAATAGCAAATGCAACAGTCTTACCAGTCATGCTTTATAATATCCCAAGCCGTTCAATTGTGAATATGTCTGTGGAATTAGTCTGCGACTTGTCAAAAATTAAAAACATAGTTGCGATGAAAGAGGCTAGCGGTAGTTTAGATCAAATCACGTCTATCATTACTAATACTGACGATGATTTTCATGTGTATAGTGGTGACGATGGACTAACATTACCAATTCTTGCTGTTGGTGGAGTTGGCGTCGTTTCTGTTTGTGCTCATATTATTGGTAGGGAATTGCAAGAAATGATCAACGCGTTTAAAGCAGGAAAAAATAAAGAAGCGGCCATACTTCATCAACAAATATTGCCAATTGTAAAAGCGATATTTATGGCCCCTAATCCATGTGCGTTAAAAGCAGCATTAGAGCTTAAAGGTGTAAAAGTTGGAGGTGTGAGATTACCATTAATCCCCCTAACGGAAATCGAGCAAGAAGCGCTAGCTAGAGTGATAAGGTAA